The genome window GCCGATCTCGCCCTCGTCCGCCAGCACCTGTCCCGCGCCCGGCGGGGCTTCGATCCGAAGATCCACGCTCTCGCCGATCAGGCGGCGCAGCATCGTCTCCATCCCGGACACCACCGCCGCCGGCTCCATCGCGACCTGGCGCGTCGGCTGCCTCCGGCTGAACGCGAGGAGCTGGCCCGTCAGCGCCGCCGCGCGGGACCCCGCGCCGACGATCTCCTCCACGTGCCGCCGGTTCGGGTCCGCCGGGTCGATGCGGGCGAGGAGCAGGTCCCCGTATCCGTTGATCGCCGTCAGGAGGTTGTTGAAGTCGTGCGCCACGCTCCCGGCCAGCCTGCCCACGGCTTCCATCCGCTGCGCGTGCCGGAACTGGTCTTCCAGCCGCTTCCGGCCCGAGATGTCGCGCACCGACTCGATCCCCGCCACGATCCGTCCGGCGGCGTCCCGCATCGGCGACGCGGTGATCTCCACGTGGAGATCCCCCTCCGGCCGCTCGACGGACCGCTCGACCGTGTGCGTCCTCCCGTCGGCCATGGAGAGCACCACGGGGCACCCTTCGCACGGCGCCTCCTTCCCCTCGTACGCCCGGAAGCAGTGCTCCCCCACGTGGTTTCCGGTAAACCCCACGTGCACCGGGTTCTGGTAGAGCACCTTGAGGTCCGGCCCCTGGATGCTGATCCCGTCGCCGATCCCCGTGAGGATCGAGAGGTTCCTCGCCCGCTCCTCGTCGAGACGCTGGAAGAGGTCGTTCCAGTACACTCCGAGGAAGATCGGGATGGCGGCGATCGCGAGCATGTTGCGCACCGGGGAGTAGAGCGCGAGCCCGTCCTCGACGCCCGTCGCGATGTTGACGATCATGAGGAAATGGTCGAGGAACAGCAGGAGAAAGGCGACGGGGATGCCCGGCGGGACCCTCCGGCCGCGGCGGAACGGAAGATACAGGAGGAGGATCACGGCGGCGGCCATCGCCGCCCCGAAGGCGCTGAACGCGGTCTCCCCCCAGAAATCGGCGAACCGCAGGGATACCTGCCAGTACATCTCCCGGTGGTCCCCGAGGAACCGGACCCACAACGGCGCCGTCACCGCGTACAGGACCGCGACGCACGCGAGCCCCGCCGCGAGGAACCGCTCCGGCGTCTTCCGGTCCGGAAGGAAGTAGCGCAGGAAGGCGTAGCCGAGGAGGACCCGCGCCACGCCCGTCAGGGAATGCTCGAGCGGGGGGTAGACGTTGTACGACAGCACGTTCGGGATGAAGCCGCGGAAGGTCCCGTATTCGAGGAGGAACATCACCGCCTCGCGGGTCAACCCGACGGCGGCCGCCACGCCGACCAGGCAGTCCCGCTTCTCCCGGTCCCGCCGCCACCGCCGAAGCGCCACGGACAGGAGGACCGCCCAGAACGCCGCGGCGAGCACGAACCGCACCGCGTTGTTGCCCGGGTCTCCCCGCCCTCCCCCGAACTGGGAGAGGATCTCCAGCAGTTCCGTCGGCAAACTCCCCCTCCCGGCGTTTCCCGTCCGTCGCTACGGAACCCGCGGAGCGTCCAGCGCTTCCCGGACCTTTCGCGCCACCGCGTCCGACGTGAACGGCTTCTGGAGGATCGCCGTCCTCCGTCCGACGACGCCGTGCCGCATCACCGTCTGCTCCGTGTACCCGGACATGAACAGCACCTTGATTCCCGGCCGCAGCGCCTCGGCCCGTTCCGCCAGGTCCGGTCCGGCCATGACCGGCATCACGACGTCGGTCAGGAGCAGGTGGATGGGGCGGGGATCCGCGGTCAGCACCTTCACCCCCTCTTCCCCGTTCGAGGCCGTCAGCACCGTGTACCCCCTGTCCGCCAGGACCTCCCGCACCAGCTCGAGCACCACCGGCTCGTCCTCGACGACCAGCACCGTCTCGGTCCCGCGAATCCGCTCCTCCGGCACCGGAGCCCCGGCCGACGGGACCGCGTCCACCCGGGGCAGGTACACCCGGAACGTGGTCCCCCGCCCCGGCTCGCTCTCCGCCCAGATGTACCCTTCGCTCTGCTTGACGATCCCGTAGACCGACGAAAGCCCGAGGCCGAGCCCCGGCCCCGCATCCCCCGAGAACGGTTCGAAGAGGCGGGCCTGCGTCTCCTCGTCCATCCCGGGCCCTTCGTCGGTGACCGCCAGCATCACGTACGGGCCGGAGGCCACGAACAGGTGCCGCCGGGAATCTCCCTCTCCGAGGTCCGCGTTCGCGGTCTCCAGCCGGACCGCGCCTCCCTCCGGCATCGCCTCCCGCGCGCGCAGCGCGAGGGTCACGACCACCTCCTCGAGCTGCGAGGGGTCGACGCGCACCGTCCCCAGCGCCTCCCCGCGGACGATCGACAGCCCGATCCCGGCGCCCAGGACCTTCCGCAGCGCGGGCTCCATCCCCGCGAGCACGTCGTTCAGGTCCAGATCCTTCGGCCGCATCACCTGCTGCCGGCTGAAGGCGAGAAGCTGGCGGGTGAGGGTCGCGGCCCGCATCCCCGCGCGCTTGATCTCCTCCGAGTGCCTCCGCTGCTGCCCCTCCTTGTCGAGCTGCAGCACCAGAAGGTCCGCGTATCCGATCACGGCGGTGAGGAGGTTGTTGAAGTCGTGGGCCACCCCCCCGGCCAGGCG of Deltaproteobacteria bacterium contains these proteins:
- a CDS encoding response regulator encodes the protein MPTELLEILSQFGGGRGDPGNNAVRFVLAAAFWAVLLSVALRRWRRDREKRDCLVGVAAAVGLTREAVMFLLEYGTFRGFIPNVLSYNVYPPLEHSLTGVARVLLGYAFLRYFLPDRKTPERFLAAGLACVAVLYAVTAPLWVRFLGDHREMYWQVSLRFADFWGETAFSAFGAAMAAAVILLLYLPFRRGRRVPPGIPVAFLLLFLDHFLMIVNIATGVEDGLALYSPVRNMLAIAAIPIFLGVYWNDLFQRLDEERARNLSILTGIGDGISIQGPDLKVLYQNPVHVGFTGNHVGEHCFRAYEGKEAPCEGCPVVLSMADGRTHTVERSVERPEGDLHVEITASPMRDAAGRIVAGIESVRDISGRKRLEDQFRHAQRMEAVGRLAGSVAHDFNNLLTAINGYGDLLLARIDPADPNRRHVEEIVGAGSRAAALTGQLLAFSRRQPTRQVAMEPAAVVSGMETMLRRLIGESVDLRIEAPPGAGQVLADEGEIGQVVMNLAVNARDAMPRGGRLSIGVDGFDADEPVVHDLGVVPPGRYIRLAVRDTGHGMGGEVLSHLFEPFFTTKGKGKGTGLGLSTVYGIVGRDGGHVGVDSAPGKGTVVSVYLPRAPEGAMAPEKEPSRTAAAGGTETVLVAEDEENVRELARQVLAEKGYNVLAAGNGAEALSMLAGLSAPPNLLLTDVVMPGMNGFDLAERFRRVCREARVVYMSGYPDSEILPHGTLSAGAHFLQKPFNAEMLARKTREALDAPVPSEPMVSGP
- a CDS encoding PAS domain S-box protein, giving the protein MLSDKGERAPGWVALRAAQGGKVPQPFSPAGVAFFLFALAVGAAIGYFLSLRRRGPDRGKPGEAGGSDPGATGERLSRIADAVEQVGAAVVVTDAQGTIEYVNPAFESITGYRRDEVVGKNPRILKSGRQDEAFYRDLWDRLAAGRSWKGVFVNRRKDGTLFEEEAVISPLRGAAGETTGYVAVKSDVTEDRRREEQRRRAQRMEAVARLAGGVAHDFNNLLTAVIGYADLLVLQLDKEGQQRRHSEEIKRAGMRAATLTRQLLAFSRQQVMRPKDLDLNDVLAGMEPALRKVLGAGIGLSIVRGEALGTVRVDPSQLEEVVVTLALRAREAMPEGGAVRLETANADLGEGDSRRHLFVASGPYVMLAVTDEGPGMDEETQARLFEPFSGDAGPGLGLGLSSVYGIVKQSEGYIWAESEPGRGTTFRVYLPRVDAVPSAGAPVPEERIRGTETVLVVEDEPVVLELVREVLADRGYTVLTASNGEEGVKVLTADPRPIHLLLTDVVMPVMAGPDLAERAEALRPGIKVLFMSGYTEQTVMRHGVVGRRTAILQKPFTSDAVARKVREALDAPRVP